In Erigeron canadensis isolate Cc75 chromosome 1, C_canadensis_v1, whole genome shotgun sequence, a single window of DNA contains:
- the LOC122597850 gene encoding 7-ethoxycoumarin O-deethylase-like translates to MDYLVIVGLLLSYILIRVTLSYFGVSKSRNSLPPGPTPLPIIGNLHLLGDQPHHSLAKLAKIYGPIMSLRLGHVTTLVISSAAAAKEVLQKQDLAFSSRHIPDAVHARNHSQHSLVWLPVGTQWRTLRRILNNNIFASNSLDANQHLRGQKVHELIAYCTKASKSNDSVDIGRAAFRTSLNLLSNTIFSKDLTDPYEDSGKEFRNVIGNIMVEIGKQNLVDIFPLLKKMDPQGIRRRVGHHFEKILEIFEQMIEERLGIDGSNQNDVMGVCLKISQENPDEINRAHINSLFLDLFSAGTDTSSNTLEWAMSEVLRNPLVMTKAKLELEEVIGKGKIVTEDDVPKLPYLSCIVKETLRMHPPVPFLIPRKVNKQVKLNGYTIPENTQVLVNAYAIGRDPTIWEDSQEFKPERFLASKFDVRGQDFELIPFGAGRRKCPGLLLAMRMIPMMLGSLLNNFDWKIDTTSSPNELDMTEKFGLTLQKAIPLCVVPTPLN, encoded by the exons ATGGACTATCTGGTTATTGTTGGTTTACTACTATCTTACATACTTATACGAGTCACTTTATCTTATTTTGGAGTTAGCAAATCCAGAAACTCATTACCTCCGGGTCCAACCCCATTGCCGATAATTGGAAACCTCCACTTGCTCGGTGACCAACCACACCATTCCTTAGCCAAACTAGCCAAGATCTATGGCCCGATAATGTCCTTACGACTCGGTCACGTAACCACACTAGTCATATCCTCGGCCGCAGCCGCGAAAGAAGTGCTCCAAAAGCAAGACCTTGCCTTCTCGAGTAGACATATCCCGGATGCAGTCCATGCCCGTAATCACTCCCAGCACTCCCTTGTATGGCTCCCCGTAGGTACTCAGTGGAGAACGCTGCGTAGGATCCTTAACAATAACATCTTCGCCAGTAATTCCCTTGATGCCAACCAGCACCTGAGGGGCCAAAAAGTGCATGAGCTCATAGCATATTGCACCAAAGCCAGCAAATCGAATGATTCGGTGGACATTGGTCGCGCTGCTTTTAGAACCAGCTTGAATCTGTTATCCAACACTATTTTCTCCAAGGATTTAACAGACCCGTATGAAGATTCGGGCAAGGAATTTAGAAACGTGATTGGAAATATCATGGTTGAAATAGGGAAGCAAAATCTAGTGGACATTTTTCCGTTGCTAAAAAAGATGGATCCACAGGGGATCAGAAGAAGAGTGGGTCACCATTTTGAGAAGATTCTGGAGATATTTGAGCAGATGATTGAAGAGAGGTTGGGGATAGACGGATCAAACCAAAATGATGTAATGGGAGTGTGTTTGAAAATTAGTCAAGAGAATCCCGATGAGATTAACCGGGCACACATCAACAGCTTGTTCTTG GATTTATTTTCTGCTGGGACTGATACAAGCTCAAACACATTAGAATGGGCAATGTCAGAAGTACTACGCAACCCTTTGGTCATGACGAAAGCCAAATTGGAACTTGAAGAAGTCATTGGTAAAGGCAAAATTGTAACAGAGGATGATGTCCCGAAGCTACCTTACTTGTCCTGCATTGTAAAGGAGACATTAAGAATGCATCCGCCAGTACCCTTCTTGATTCCTCGGAAAGTTAATAAACAAGTCAAACTCAATGGATACACCATCCCAGAAAACACACAGGTGCTTGTGAATGCATACGCCATAGGACGAGATCCAACCATTTGGGAAGACTCGCAAGAGTTCAAGCCAGAGAGATTCTTGGCATCCAAGTTTGATGTCCGAGGTCAGGATTTTGAGCTAATCCCGTTTGGCGCTGGGAGAAGGAAATGCCCTGGTTTGCTACTTGCAATGCGTATGATACCGATGATGTTGGGCTCATTATTGAATAACTTTGATTGGAAGATAGATACCACATCTTCACCAAATGAGTTAGACATGACTGAGAAGTTTGGACTCACCTTACAAAAGGCCATCCCTCTTTGTGTTGTTCCAACACCGCTAAATTAG